atataatttccggaattccttTTGACGTTATTATTTTTACCTCTAGGATGATTGGCCTTTGAAACCACATTGGCTTTGTTAGTCCCACCATTGGACTCTTCCACCATTTTGTCTCTTGATCTCGATTCTTCCTCAATGCGAAGATGTTTTGAATCTCCTCCAAGGAGTAATCTTCGCTCTTGTGGAGAATCCTCTTCCGGTAACCTTTCCAACTTGATGGTAATTTAGCCACAATAGCACCAACTTGGAAGGCCTCCGGAAGttcaattttgagaactttcaacttattcacaattacttgcaactcatgaatttgtggtaagagaggcttttcatcaaaaatttgaaatctatgtattgagaaataagaaactttttGGTACCTTCTTCCTCGGCTTTGTACTTGTTTTCAAGAGCCTCCCAAATCTCCCTCGCGGAATTGGTGTTGGTGTAGAGATCATATAGCCTATCAGATAAGGCGTTCAAAATATGACCCCTACATATGAGCTCATCatcctccctcttcttccttGCCGCCACCACTTGAGgtgtgtcattttcctttggttcCGGTAACGGTGCCAAGGTAGGATCAAGGATGTAGAAAATCTTGAGTGCTGTGAGAAGGAATCTCACCTTGTCTTGCCACCTAGTGAAGTTGGAACCATCAAAACGATCCAACCTCACAAGGTCTTGGTTCATAATCTTGATAGTCTCTCCTTCCATTGTGAATAGAGTCTTTGattgttgatgaaaattggatacaatggagaaaagaaacactctcacacactcactttgatacaatgaaactctcaaagatacaaaataagaacaacaagaagaagaacacaagaaaggctcaaacaagttcttggaactttgtccaaagactctatttcctcccacctctagaaatctttagggaactaatggaaatagtcttgggattgatcaagccttttcacttttctgcataagatttcaaaagaagaaaagtcatatatatagcactcttagggtttaaaaaaggttacaaggatgagaaaaaacccattgtcttcctcaatctcttcatctttgtaacattcaaaaattaaatcatatggttaattcacacattaaacatgatttaatctcaaatgtgtaactctcttacacttaacctcttaagctttgtaaagttacaaagatgagaagactcattgtcttccttaacctttcaagttttgtaacatttcaaaacttaatcatatgtgtaaatacctcttaagttttgtaaagttacaaagatgagaagactcattgtcttccttaacctttcaagttttgtaacatttcaaaacttaatcatgtgtttaattcacactttaaaagtgtaacccttcttacactttattttcaaaggttattttttcaaaagtgtaactcttcttacactttaatttttaaccaataatatatatatttatataaatataacaagcATAAAGCATTCTGTTTGTGTTTAGGATGCCaaattcttgaaaaaataaggataatgttcaaaaattcaaaattctgcAGAAGTAAACAAAGGGTACCTGGGAAGAGTTCTCCGAGGACATGTTTGAAAAGGTAATGAACATGATTGAGAAGGCTGCATAAGTTTAGCAGTATGGTGAGTTCACATCTGACGAATGAGATGAGCTCATGGTTGAATTTGGCCCAACTAAATTAGTCAGAATCATCCATGAGTATTGAAAACCATTAAGGACTCAGAGTACAAAGAAGACAAGGTTAAATTTCTGAACAGTGTGTATGACTTTGACATCAGCTGCATCAAGAGGCAAGTAATGATGAAACCACTTGTGGACAGAGTTCATCAGAATCAGACTGTCACAAACTGCCGGTTACTCAAGAGGATGGACATCTCCGAGATGACTCTGATAGAGATGGTGTGGACAAATCCGCAACTGGCTATCATAGGCTGCCTGAGTTTCAGTATTATGGAGTTCTGCAACAACAATGATATTCAGCTGATTGCATTGCATGGCTCACATGGCCATCTTGGTGCACACTATCCTCCTCATGCATTTCTTTTATCCTTATGTGAATTTGTTTTGATTCAggttttcaaatctttttccatcaaaataatctcagtttttttaaactttatccTTGGGAGATTCTAGATTAATAAAACTTCAGCTTCAATAAATTTGCTGCCATATTTCTCTTTGGCATGCATCTTTCtagttttccttgatttttctcaatttttaataagcatgaataaattttatgattccaaaaataatgaaatttctttcaaatttctatGATCCTTCCACATGATCATTAGAAAGATGGGGctcataaaattaattcatgcaaataaATTGGGCCTTGGTGGGACCCAATatctatgatattttctttgacaataatttaaatgaaatgcATGATTGACATTGAttgactttggtttgttttgagATACATATgagattgttttatatttgtttttatgagctaaccttgtttccctTGCAGGCGCATTATCGTTTGCTAAGGTATGCTTCCTTCCTCACCTTGTCCATTTGTTCTTTATGTTTGATTTGCTTTATTCTATATCCCGATCTTTGGTATTCATTGATCGATCAACCAATTGCCATACTTACCTTAGCTTAAttagtaaatatttaattttagggATTAGAGGAGTACCACAATTTATAGTCATATATTCtcgataggtaacctaaccctCGAACCCCAACTCTATTTTTTCTagacatgtttttcctttttaggaGCCACttagagttttatttcttattttatttctctttaaaaaataaagaaaaataattggcgattttaaaacattttttcaaaaatcaaattttcactaaatgaaaaaaaatgaaaaatgtaggtccacactgttttcattattttaaaaaataattattatggaaaatgacttaaaatgaagcataataaataagaattatttaaaaacataagaaatatgTTGAGAATATTGCAAATTCTCAtacaaacttttatttaaaaaaaattaaaaaaactgcTTTTTTGAGGGTT
The sequence above is drawn from the Vitis riparia cultivar Riparia Gloire de Montpellier isolate 1030 chromosome 15, EGFV_Vit.rip_1.0, whole genome shotgun sequence genome and encodes:
- the LOC117931831 gene encoding uncharacterized protein LOC117931831 isoform X3, producing the protein MEGETIKIMNQDLVRLDRFDGSNFTRWQDKVRFLLTALKIFYILDPTLAPLPEPKENDTPQVVAARKKREDDELICRGHILNALSDRLYDLYTNTNSAREIWEALENKYKAEEEEK
- the LOC117931831 gene encoding uncharacterized protein LOC117931831 isoform X2, whose product is MEGETIKIMNQDLVRLDRFDGSNFTRWQDKVRFLLTALKIFYILDPTLAPLPEPKENDTPQVVAARKKREDDELICRGHILNALSDRLYDLYTNTNSAREIWEALENKYKAEEEEFL
- the LOC117931831 gene encoding uncharacterized protein LOC117931831 isoform X1, with the translated sequence MEGETIKIMNQDLVRLDRFDGSNFTRWQDKVRFLLTALKIFYILDPTLAPLPEPKENDTPQVVAARKKREDDELICRGHILNALSDRLYDLYTNTNSAREIWEALENKYKAEEEGNKDAGRISPM